The proteins below are encoded in one region of Pseudomonas entomophila L48:
- a CDS encoding electron transfer flavoprotein-ubiquinone oxidoreductase, whose amino-acid sequence MEREYMEFDVVIVGAGPAGLSAACRLKQKAAEAGSEISVCVVEKGSEVGAHILSGAVFEPRALNELFPDWKELGAPLNTEVKRDDIYVLKDAGSSTKVPDLFVPKTMHNQGNYIISLGNLCRWLAQQAENLGVEIYPGFAAQEALFDENGVVRGIVTGDLGVDREGQPKDGLYTPGMELRAKYTLFAEGCRGHIGKQLIKRFDLDNESDVQHYGIGLKEIWEIDPAKHEQGLVVHTAGWPLDVMSKDNTGGSFLYHLENNQVVVGLIVDLSYANPYLSPFDEFQRLKHHPVMAQYLEGGKRISYGARAICKGGLNSLPKMVFNGGALIGCDLGTLNFSKIKGSHTAMKSGMLAAEAVADALIAGSEGGDQLNGYVSAFKASWLHEELFASRNFGPALHKFGPLLGGAFNYIDQNWFGGKLPFTLHDTKPDYACLKLAADSQKIDYPKPDGKLSFDKLSSVFLSSTNHEEEQPCHLKLTDPNIPIASNLPLYDEPAQRYCPAGVYEVVTQEDGNKRFQINAQNCVHCKTCDIKDPAQNITWVTPEGAGGPNYPNM is encoded by the coding sequence GTGGAACGCGAATACATGGAATTCGACGTGGTCATCGTCGGCGCAGGCCCGGCGGGCCTGTCCGCCGCCTGCCGCCTGAAGCAGAAGGCCGCCGAAGCCGGTAGCGAGATCAGCGTCTGCGTGGTCGAGAAAGGCTCCGAAGTCGGCGCCCACATCCTCTCCGGCGCGGTGTTCGAGCCCCGCGCCCTGAACGAACTGTTCCCCGACTGGAAGGAGCTCGGCGCGCCGCTGAACACCGAAGTGAAACGCGACGACATCTATGTGCTCAAGGATGCCGGCAGCTCGACCAAGGTCCCGGACCTGTTCGTACCCAAGACCATGCACAACCAGGGCAACTACATCATCTCCCTGGGCAACCTGTGCCGCTGGCTGGCCCAGCAGGCCGAAAACCTCGGCGTGGAAATCTACCCGGGCTTTGCCGCGCAAGAAGCGCTGTTCGATGAAAACGGCGTGGTCCGTGGCATCGTCACCGGTGACCTGGGCGTCGACCGCGAAGGTCAGCCGAAGGATGGCCTGTACACCCCGGGCATGGAACTGCGTGCCAAGTACACCCTGTTCGCCGAAGGCTGCCGCGGCCATATCGGCAAGCAGCTGATCAAGCGCTTCGACCTGGACAACGAATCCGACGTCCAGCACTACGGCATCGGTCTCAAGGAAATCTGGGAAATCGACCCGGCCAAGCACGAGCAAGGCCTGGTGGTGCACACCGCCGGCTGGCCGCTGGACGTGATGAGCAAGGACAACACCGGTGGTTCGTTCCTCTATCACCTGGAGAACAACCAGGTGGTGGTCGGCCTGATCGTCGACCTCTCCTACGCCAACCCGTACCTGTCGCCATTCGACGAGTTCCAGCGCCTCAAGCACCACCCGGTGATGGCCCAGTACCTCGAAGGCGGCAAGCGCATCAGCTATGGCGCCCGCGCCATCTGCAAAGGCGGCCTGAACTCGCTGCCGAAGATGGTCTTCAATGGCGGCGCGCTGATCGGCTGCGACCTCGGCACCCTGAACTTCTCCAAGATCAAGGGCAGCCATACCGCGATGAAATCCGGCATGCTCGCCGCCGAGGCGGTGGCTGACGCATTGATCGCCGGCAGCGAAGGCGGTGACCAGCTCAACGGCTATGTCAGCGCCTTCAAGGCCAGCTGGCTGCATGAAGAGCTGTTCGCCAGCCGCAACTTCGGCCCGGCCCTGCACAAGTTCGGCCCGTTGCTCGGTGGCGCGTTCAACTACATCGACCAGAACTGGTTCGGCGGCAAGCTGCCGTTCACCCTGCACGACACCAAGCCGGACTACGCTTGCCTCAAACTCGCGGCCGACTCGCAGAAGATCGACTACCCGAAGCCGGACGGCAAGCTCAGCTTCGACAAGCTCAGCTCGGTATTCCTCTCCAGCACCAACCATGAAGAGGAACAACCCTGCCACCTGAAGCTAACCGACCCGAACATCCCGATCGCCAGCAACCTGCCGCTGTACGACGAGCCGGCGCAGCGCTACTGCCCGGCCGGCGTGTACGAAGTGGTCACCCAGGAAGACGGCAACAAGCGCTTCCAGATCAACGCGCAGAACTGCGTGCACTGCAAGACCTGCGACATCAAGGACCCGGCCCAGAATATCACCTGGGTCACCCCTGAAGGCGCCGGCGGGCCGAACTACCCGAACATGTAA
- a CDS encoding MFS transporter, giving the protein MTAIDTARAPRFSRGDHRTLGLAALGGALEIYDFIIFVFFALTLSQLFFPPEMPEWLRLLQSFGIFVTGYLARPLGGILMAHFADHLGRKRVFSLSILMMALPCLLIGVMPTYADIGYAAPLILLALRILQGAAVGGEVPSAWTFVAEHAPAGRRGYALGFLQAGLTFGYLLGALTATLLAQLYTPQEILDYAWRYPFLLGGVFGVIGVWLRRWLSETPVFLALRERQERPVTFPLRRVLGEHRRSLIPAALLTCVLTSAVVVLVVITPTVMQQRFAMSAGHTFALSSVGIVFLNIGCVLAGLLVDRIGAWRALMIYSLLLPLGVGALYASLVGQWGITWLAYALAGLSCGVVGVVPSVMVGLFPAEIRVSGISFTYNVAYALWASTTPLALIALMPWSPWVCVGFCLAMGVVGLLTALYFGRREPLVFGAESMPIMCGDK; this is encoded by the coding sequence ATGACTGCCATCGATACCGCCCGCGCGCCCCGGTTCAGCCGCGGCGACCACCGGACCTTGGGCCTGGCGGCGCTGGGCGGCGCCCTGGAAATCTACGATTTCATCATCTTCGTGTTCTTCGCCCTGACCCTCAGCCAGCTGTTCTTCCCGCCCGAGATGCCGGAGTGGCTGCGCCTGCTGCAGAGCTTCGGGATCTTCGTCACGGGGTACCTGGCGCGGCCGCTGGGTGGGATCCTGATGGCCCACTTCGCCGACCACCTGGGGCGCAAGCGGGTGTTCAGCCTGAGCATCCTGATGATGGCGCTGCCCTGCCTGTTGATCGGTGTGATGCCGACCTACGCCGACATCGGCTACGCCGCGCCGCTGATCCTGCTGGCCCTGCGCATTCTCCAGGGCGCCGCCGTGGGCGGGGAGGTGCCCAGCGCCTGGACCTTCGTCGCCGAGCACGCTCCGGCTGGGCGGCGTGGCTACGCGCTGGGCTTCCTGCAAGCCGGGTTGACCTTCGGCTACCTGCTCGGGGCGCTGACCGCGACCCTGCTGGCGCAGCTCTACACGCCCCAGGAAATCCTCGACTACGCCTGGCGCTATCCGTTCCTGCTGGGGGGCGTGTTCGGTGTGATCGGTGTCTGGCTGCGCCGCTGGCTCAGCGAGACGCCGGTGTTCCTGGCGTTGCGCGAGCGCCAGGAACGTCCGGTGACGTTTCCATTGCGCAGGGTGCTGGGCGAACATCGCCGCTCGTTGATTCCCGCTGCGCTGCTGACCTGCGTGCTGACGTCGGCGGTGGTGGTGCTGGTGGTGATCACGCCCACGGTGATGCAGCAGCGTTTCGCCATGAGCGCTGGGCACACGTTCGCCCTGAGCAGCGTGGGCATCGTCTTTCTCAACATCGGTTGCGTGCTGGCCGGTTTGCTGGTCGATCGTATCGGCGCCTGGCGCGCGCTGATGATCTACAGCCTGCTGCTGCCGTTGGGTGTTGGTGCACTCTATGCAAGCCTAGTAGGGCAGTGGGGCATTACCTGGCTGGCCTATGCCCTGGCTGGATTGTCCTGTGGCGTGGTGGGGGTGGTGCCGTCGGTGATGGTCGGTTTGTTCCCGGCCGAGATCAGGGTTTCGGGGATTTCCTTCACCTATAACGTCGCCTACGCGCTGTGGGCGAGCACCACGCCGCTGGCGTTGATTGCGCTGATGCCTTGGAGCCCGTGGGTGTGTGTCGGTTTTTGTCTGGCCATGGGCGTGGTGGGGCTGCTGACGGCACTGTATTTCGGGCGTCGGGAACCGTTGGTGTTCGGTGCGGAGTCGATGCCGATCATGTGTGGTGACAAATGA
- a CDS encoding response regulator, which translates to MPNKTLRILIADEHPDQRLQLEKLLNGLGYYRIAPVESFEDLQRLVHSALQPFNLLVGNIELASHAGVDLARFCRVSAQIQHALLYHSLKLKIPAVPAGERQAVSVSLPGVPDNQAMETFMAIIDMPLKVGEIPLPPSLAGGNGYPKRRMNFAQTVFSRSS; encoded by the coding sequence ATGCCAAACAAGACCTTGCGCATCCTCATCGCGGATGAGCACCCTGACCAGCGCCTGCAGCTGGAAAAATTGCTCAATGGCCTGGGCTACTACCGTATTGCCCCCGTGGAGAGCTTCGAGGACCTGCAGCGCCTGGTGCACAGTGCCCTGCAGCCTTTCAATCTGCTGGTTGGCAACATCGAACTGGCCAGCCATGCGGGTGTCGACCTGGCGCGCTTTTGCCGGGTCAGCGCGCAGATCCAGCATGCCTTGCTCTACCACTCCCTGAAGCTGAAGATCCCGGCCGTGCCGGCGGGCGAGCGCCAGGCCGTGAGCGTCAGTCTGCCCGGGGTGCCCGACAACCAGGCCATGGAGACGTTCATGGCGATCATCGACATGCCGCTGAAGGTCGGTGAAATACCGTTGCCGCCGAGCCTGGCCGGCGGCAACGGTTACCCCAAGCGACGGATGAACTTCGCCCAGACGGTGTTCAGCCGCTCTTCTTGA
- a CDS encoding sigma-70 family RNA polymerase sigma factor, translating into MEHYYRELVSFLSARLGNRQAAEDVAHDAYLRVLERTEGEQIEHPRAFLYRTALNLVVDRHRRHQIRQVEPLEVLDSDERWHSPAPVQSMQLDQRLALMQRALGELSAQCRDSFLLRKIDGLSHQQIAERLGISRSLVEKHIVNAMKHCRVRMRLWES; encoded by the coding sequence GTGGAACATTACTATCGCGAATTGGTGAGTTTCCTCTCCGCACGCCTGGGCAATCGCCAGGCCGCGGAGGATGTGGCCCATGACGCCTATCTACGGGTGCTGGAGCGCACCGAAGGCGAGCAGATCGAGCATCCGCGCGCCTTCCTTTATCGCACCGCCCTGAACCTGGTGGTCGATCGCCATCGCCGCCATCAGATCCGCCAGGTCGAGCCGCTGGAAGTGCTCGACAGCGATGAGCGCTGGCACAGCCCGGCCCCTGTGCAGAGCATGCAACTTGACCAGCGCCTGGCCCTGATGCAGCGCGCACTGGGTGAGCTGAGCGCGCAATGCCGCGACAGCTTCCTGCTGCGCAAGATCGATGGCCTGTCGCACCAGCAGATCGCCGAGCGCCTGGGCATCTCCCGCAGCCTGGTGGAAAAGCACATTGTCAATGCCATGAAGCACTGCCGCGTGCGCATGCGCCTCTGGGAATCCTGA
- a CDS encoding efflux RND transporter periplasmic adaptor subunit → MTRTSNTRRLACATLGLLGLGCLLAWKALPFGGATVSTVPVTRADIESSVTALGTLQPRRYVDVGAQASGQIRKLHAEAGDEVRQGQLLVEIDPSTQQAKLDAGRFSIENLKAQLAEQRAQFVLAQQQYQRQHDLAAAGATRQEDLQAAQAQLKVTQARIDMYQAQIRQAQASLRSDEAELGYTRIYAPMDGTVVAVDAREGQTLNAQQQTPLILRIAKLSPMTVWAQVSEADIGKVKPGMTAYFTTLAGGKRRWSSTVRQILPIPPKPLEQSSQGSGSPASATAGTSGSKVVQYTVLLDVENPDGALMAEMTTQVFFVAGQANQVLSAPLAALDETPGGELRLAQVLNADGKIEARQVRTGLSDRLRVQILDGLREGERLIIGAPTASGG, encoded by the coding sequence ATGACTCGCACATCCAACACTCGCCGCCTGGCCTGCGCCACACTGGGCCTGCTTGGCCTGGGCTGCCTGCTGGCCTGGAAAGCCCTGCCCTTCGGCGGTGCCACCGTCAGTACCGTGCCGGTGACCCGCGCCGACATAGAGAGCAGCGTCACTGCACTGGGCACCCTGCAACCCAGGCGCTACGTCGATGTCGGCGCCCAGGCGTCCGGGCAGATCCGCAAGCTGCATGCCGAAGCCGGCGATGAAGTGCGCCAAGGCCAACTGCTGGTCGAGATAGACCCCTCCACCCAGCAGGCCAAGCTGGATGCCGGGCGTTTCTCGATCGAAAACCTCAAGGCCCAGCTTGCCGAGCAACGCGCCCAGTTCGTCCTCGCCCAGCAGCAGTACCAGCGCCAGCATGACCTGGCCGCCGCCGGTGCCACGCGCCAGGAAGACCTGCAGGCAGCCCAGGCACAACTGAAAGTGACCCAGGCGCGCATCGACATGTACCAGGCCCAGATCCGTCAGGCCCAGGCCAGCTTGCGCAGCGACGAGGCGGAGTTGGGCTACACCCGCATCTATGCCCCCATGGACGGCACCGTGGTGGCGGTGGACGCCCGCGAGGGGCAAACCCTCAATGCCCAGCAGCAGACGCCGTTGATCCTGCGCATCGCCAAACTGTCGCCCATGACCGTCTGGGCCCAGGTCTCCGAGGCGGACATCGGCAAGGTCAAGCCCGGCATGACGGCCTACTTCACCACGCTGGCCGGCGGCAAGCGGCGCTGGAGCAGCACCGTCAGGCAGATCCTGCCGATCCCGCCCAAGCCGCTGGAACAATCCAGCCAGGGCAGCGGCAGCCCGGCCAGCGCCACGGCCGGCACCAGTGGCAGCAAGGTGGTGCAGTACACCGTGCTGCTGGATGTCGAGAACCCCGATGGTGCCTTGATGGCCGAGATGACCACCCAGGTGTTCTTCGTCGCCGGCCAGGCCAACCAGGTGCTCAGCGCCCCGCTGGCGGCGCTCGACGAAACCCCCGGCGGCGAGCTGCGCCTGGCCCAGGTGCTCAACGCCGATGGCAAGATCGAGGCGCGCCAGGTGCGCACCGGGCTGAGCGACCGGCTGCGGGTGCAGATCCTAGACGGCCTGCGCGAAGGCGAACGCCTGATCATCGGCGCGCCCACCGCCAGCGGAGGCTGA
- a CDS encoding MacB family efflux pump subunit codes for MSAPLIELCDIRKAYGGIDSPKVEVLRGISLSIHPGEFVAIVGASGSGKSTLMNILGCLDRPTSGSYRFAGRDVAELDSDELAWLRREAFGFVFQGYHLIPSGSAQENVEMPAIYAGTPPAERHARALALLDRLGLASRTGNRPHQLSGGQQQRVSIARALMNGGHIILADEPTGALDSHSGAEVMALLDELASQGHVIILITHDREVAARAQRIIEIRDGQMVSDSAASQPSPAQPEQLQANDLRQRLDRGAILKGAWKGEMIEALQAAWRVMWINRFRTALTLLGIIIGVASVVVMLAVGEGSKRQVMAQMAAFGSNILYLNGKRATAQEPGGIVTLDDVAAIGELPQVLHVMPVIGGQLMVRQGNSSQKFYVGGNNTWFPAIFNWPVVEGTFFSEADEASGAAVAVIGQKVRSKMFGEGSNPLGQYLLIGNVPFQVVGILAAKGASSGSEDSDERIVVPYSAASIRLFGSHDPEYVAIAAIDSRRVNETEAAIDRLLRQRHQGKHDFDLTNDAALIQAEARTQNSLSLMLGAIAAISLLVGGIGVMNIMLMTVRERTREIGIRMATGARQRDILRQFLTEAVMLSMVGGVTGIVIALLVGGGLLLADIAVAFALPAILGAFACAVITGVVFGFMPARKAARLDPVKALTSE; via the coding sequence ATGAGCGCTCCCCTGATCGAGCTGTGCGATATCCGCAAGGCATATGGCGGCATCGACTCGCCCAAGGTGGAAGTGCTGCGCGGCATCAGCCTGAGCATCCACCCCGGCGAGTTCGTCGCCATCGTCGGCGCCTCGGGTTCCGGCAAGTCCACGCTGATGAACATCCTCGGCTGCCTCGACCGCCCCACGTCCGGCAGCTACCGTTTCGCCGGCCGTGATGTGGCGGAGCTGGACAGCGACGAACTGGCCTGGCTGCGCCGCGAAGCGTTCGGCTTCGTGTTCCAGGGTTACCACTTGATCCCCTCGGGCTCGGCCCAGGAGAACGTCGAGATGCCGGCGATCTATGCCGGCACGCCGCCCGCCGAGCGCCACGCCCGTGCCCTTGCCCTGCTCGACCGCCTGGGCCTGGCCAGCCGCACGGGCAACCGTCCGCACCAGCTTTCCGGTGGCCAGCAACAGCGTGTATCGATTGCCCGAGCCTTGATGAACGGCGGCCATATCATTCTCGCCGACGAACCCACCGGCGCCCTGGACAGCCACAGCGGCGCCGAGGTCATGGCCCTGCTCGACGAACTGGCCAGCCAGGGCCACGTGATCATCCTCATCACCCACGACCGGGAAGTGGCGGCGCGCGCGCAGCGCATCATCGAGATTCGCGATGGGCAGATGGTCAGCGATTCAGCTGCCTCACAACCTTCACCGGCGCAACCCGAGCAGTTGCAGGCCAACGACCTGCGCCAACGCCTGGACCGCGGCGCCATCCTCAAGGGCGCCTGGAAGGGCGAGATGATCGAGGCCTTGCAGGCCGCCTGGCGGGTCATGTGGATCAACCGCTTCCGCACCGCCCTGACCCTGCTCGGCATCATCATCGGCGTGGCCTCGGTGGTGGTCATGCTGGCGGTGGGCGAAGGCAGCAAGCGCCAAGTGATGGCGCAGATGGCCGCGTTCGGCTCCAACATCCTCTACCTCAATGGCAAGCGCGCCACCGCCCAGGAACCTGGCGGCATCGTCACCCTCGACGACGTAGCGGCGATCGGCGAACTGCCGCAAGTGCTGCATGTCATGCCGGTGATCGGTGGCCAGCTGATGGTGCGCCAAGGCAACAGCAGCCAGAAGTTCTACGTGGGTGGCAACAACACCTGGTTCCCCGCCATCTTCAACTGGCCGGTGGTCGAAGGCACATTCTTCAGCGAGGCCGACGAAGCCAGCGGCGCCGCGGTGGCAGTGATCGGCCAGAAGGTGCGCAGCAAGATGTTCGGCGAAGGCAGCAACCCGCTGGGGCAATACCTGTTGATTGGCAACGTGCCGTTCCAGGTGGTCGGCATCCTCGCGGCCAAGGGCGCCAGCTCCGGCAGCGAGGACAGCGACGAGCGCATCGTCGTGCCCTACTCCGCCGCCTCGATTCGCCTGTTCGGCAGCCACGACCCGGAATACGTGGCTATCGCCGCCATCGACTCGCGCCGGGTCAACGAGACCGAAGCCGCCATCGACCGCCTGCTGCGCCAGCGCCACCAGGGCAAGCACGACTTCGACCTGACCAACGACGCGGCACTGATCCAGGCCGAGGCCCGCACCCAGAACAGCCTGTCGCTGATGCTCGGGGCGATTGCCGCGATCTCGCTGCTGGTCGGTGGCATCGGGGTGATGAACATCATGCTCATGACCGTGCGCGAACGCACCCGTGAGATCGGCATCCGCATGGCCACCGGCGCCCGCCAGCGCGACATCCTGCGCCAGTTCCTCACCGAGGCGGTGATGCTGTCGATGGTCGGCGGCGTCACCGGCATCGTCATCGCCCTGCTGGTTGGCGGCGGATTGCTGCTGGCCGATATCGCCGTGGCCTTCGCCCTGCCCGCCATCCTCGGCGCCTTCGCCTGTGCGGTGATCACCGGCGTGGTGTTCGGCTTCATGCCGGCACGCAAGGCCGCCCGCCTCGACCCGGTCAAAGCCCTTACCAGCGAATAG
- a CDS encoding efflux transporter outer membrane subunit produces the protein MTIPSRISLLSLSLCLAACSTPPPPAADIDAPPTWQGMTDPTQPLPDRQWWQAFASNELDRLVERARQNSHDLAAAAARVRQAQASAVIAGAPLLPEVQSGLDGSRQRLLRGEGNDQLDASSRERTSTSFGARLSASYEIDFWGGLRAARDSALRNLDASRFDRQTVELTLVGAVADSYLQGLALEEQLRIARLNLENARDVLGLVEARERSGSATRLELAQQRSLVAAQERQVPLLEQRRQDNRVTLATLLGEPVQALPTSAETIDALRWPGIGSGVPSELLGRRPDIAAAEARLAAASANVQVARAAMLPRLVLGATLGSGARTFANLGDSPYYTLTAGLTAPIFNNGRLSAARDLAGAEQEELLEKYRTSILAGFADVEKALNAIDGVERQRQWQDQEVEQARLAFDLAQRRYAAGAETLLTVLETQRTLYLAQDQQAQLRLARLQGSVALYKALGGGWQASKA, from the coding sequence ATGACGATTCCCAGCCGTATCAGCCTGTTGAGCCTCAGCCTTTGCCTCGCCGCTTGCAGCACCCCGCCGCCACCTGCGGCGGACATCGACGCGCCGCCCACCTGGCAAGGCATGACCGACCCGACGCAGCCCTTGCCGGACCGGCAATGGTGGCAGGCGTTCGCCAGCAACGAGCTGGATCGCCTGGTGGAGCGTGCCCGCCAGAACAGCCACGACCTTGCTGCCGCAGCGGCGCGGGTGCGCCAGGCGCAAGCCAGTGCGGTGATTGCCGGGGCGCCGCTGTTGCCCGAGGTGCAGTCTGGCCTGGATGGCTCACGCCAGCGCTTGTTGCGTGGCGAAGGCAACGACCAGCTCGACGCCAGCAGCCGCGAGCGCACCAGCACCTCGTTCGGTGCTCGGTTAAGCGCCAGTTACGAAATCGATTTCTGGGGCGGCCTGCGCGCCGCCCGCGACAGCGCCCTGCGCAACCTCGACGCCAGCCGCTTCGATCGCCAGACCGTGGAGCTGACGCTGGTCGGTGCCGTGGCCGACAGCTACTTGCAGGGCCTGGCCCTGGAGGAGCAGTTGCGCATCGCCCGCCTTAACCTGGAAAACGCCCGGGATGTGCTCGGGCTGGTCGAGGCCCGTGAGCGCTCGGGCTCGGCCACGCGCCTGGAACTGGCCCAGCAACGCAGCCTGGTGGCAGCCCAGGAACGCCAAGTACCGCTGCTCGAGCAACGCCGGCAGGACAACCGGGTGACCTTGGCCACACTGCTGGGTGAACCGGTGCAAGCCCTGCCCACCAGCGCCGAGACAATCGACGCGCTGCGTTGGCCCGGCATCGGCAGCGGCGTACCCAGCGAACTGCTCGGGCGGCGCCCGGACATCGCCGCCGCCGAGGCGCGCCTGGCGGCAGCCAGCGCCAACGTCCAGGTGGCCAGGGCCGCCATGCTGCCGCGCCTGGTGCTGGGGGCGACCCTTGGCAGTGGCGCGCGCACCTTCGCCAACCTCGGCGACAGCCCCTACTACACCCTCACCGCCGGCCTCACCGCGCCTATCTTCAACAATGGTCGCTTGAGCGCGGCCCGGGACCTTGCCGGCGCCGAACAAGAAGAGCTGCTTGAGAAGTACCGGACCAGCATTCTTGCGGGCTTCGCCGATGTGGAAAAAGCCCTGAACGCCATCGATGGCGTGGAGCGCCAGCGCCAATGGCAGGACCAGGAAGTGGAGCAGGCACGCCTGGCCTTCGACTTGGCCCAGCGACGCTATGCAGCCGGGGCCGAGACCCTGCTGACGGTCCTCGAGACCCAGCGCACGCTCTACCTGGCGCAGGACCAGCAGGCGCAACTGCGCCTGGCGCGATTGCAGGGGAGCGTGGCGTTGTACAAGGCGCTGGGGGGAGGATGGCAGGCGTCGAAGGCGTGA
- a CDS encoding twin-arginine translocation signal domain-containing protein has protein sequence MTISRRGFIAGLAVAGATGTAAYYAHKKLTHDPEDDIVTPGEASVELADYSGQVLADRLRGVWDLRLEGVDAGIEGLPAKGLEVFFDVATKGRGLRGYIDTGERLRGDGEPAYRVLGDLVGASSREVRWRLVDTRGRSVYECVASLDEVWGRFANAGTGTLSGRLQRLDRPLTMPLLDNRFVAVKRLFPEARERLPYTPQMQAWVIGAEHRLFHQLWHATRDKWHRLSAQKQNALRGLGWQPGPRDRERDARGPRKHRNGSGIDFLFMHRHMLMYARTLQDLPSWPRFPLPQPNVEFDRQGFARYHDNHDGYCVPPAWQAPGDDAYGQWVSAIKANETFCGNFQVWESQYQDPVYLSKLSLGAFGSELEMTLHDWLHMCWASVPRDPNNAAPVPFARDQADFAARWFERENDFLGDPFSSHVNPVFWGFHGWIDDRIDDWFRAHERFHPGQVRRQDVNGVPWFAPGHWVEVDDPWLGPDTHGCSTQPGTRPGKSVEMDVETMKLALRITFGEDDKIDGFLRKVPQRPWYARHLSMKNILS, from the coding sequence ATGACAATTTCTCGACGAGGATTCATCGCGGGCCTGGCCGTGGCGGGCGCCACGGGTACGGCTGCCTACTACGCGCACAAGAAGCTGACCCATGACCCGGAGGACGACATCGTCACGCCCGGTGAGGCGAGCGTCGAGCTGGCCGATTATTCCGGCCAGGTGCTGGCGGATCGCTTGCGTGGTGTCTGGGACCTGCGCCTCGAAGGCGTCGACGCCGGCATAGAGGGGTTGCCCGCCAAGGGCCTGGAAGTGTTTTTCGATGTGGCCACCAAGGGGCGCGGCTTGCGCGGTTACATCGATACCGGTGAGCGTCTGCGCGGTGACGGGGAGCCCGCCTACCGTGTGCTGGGCGACCTGGTCGGCGCCAGCTCGCGTGAAGTGCGCTGGCGCCTGGTCGACACGCGCGGCCGTTCGGTCTACGAGTGCGTGGCCAGCCTGGACGAGGTGTGGGGCCGTTTCGCCAACGCGGGCACGGGTACCTTGAGCGGGCGCCTGCAGCGCCTGGACCGCCCGCTGACCATGCCCCTGTTGGACAACCGCTTCGTCGCGGTCAAGCGTCTGTTCCCCGAGGCCCGCGAGCGGCTGCCCTATACCCCGCAGATGCAGGCCTGGGTGATTGGCGCCGAACACCGTCTGTTCCACCAGCTGTGGCACGCGACCCGGGACAAATGGCATCGCCTGTCGGCGCAGAAACAGAATGCCCTGCGCGGCCTGGGCTGGCAGCCCGGCCCAAGGGATCGCGAGCGTGACGCCCGTGGCCCGCGCAAGCACCGCAATGGTTCCGGCATCGACTTCCTGTTCATGCACCGGCACATGCTGATGTACGCGCGTACCTTGCAGGATTTGCCTTCCTGGCCGCGCTTTCCGCTGCCGCAACCGAACGTCGAGTTCGATCGCCAGGGCTTTGCCCGTTACCACGACAACCACGATGGCTATTGCGTGCCGCCGGCCTGGCAGGCGCCGGGCGACGATGCCTATGGCCAGTGGGTATCGGCAATCAAGGCCAACGAGACTTTTTGCGGCAACTTCCAGGTCTGGGAGTCGCAGTACCAGGACCCGGTGTACTTGTCGAAGCTATCGCTGGGGGCTTTCGGTTCGGAGCTGGAGATGACCCTGCACGACTGGTTGCACATGTGCTGGGCGTCGGTGCCGCGCGACCCGAACAATGCCGCGCCGGTGCCGTTCGCCCGCGACCAGGCGGATTTCGCCGCGCGCTGGTTCGAACGTGAGAACGATTTCCTCGGCGACCCGTTCTCCTCGCATGTCAACCCGGTGTTCTGGGGGTTCCATGGCTGGATCGACGACCGCATCGATGACTGGTTCCGCGCTCACGAGCGCTTCCATCCGGGCCAGGTGCGGCGCCAGGACGTCAATGGCGTGCCTTGGTTCGCGCCGGGGCACTGGGTGGAGGTCGACGACCCCTGGCTGGGGCCGGACACCCACGGTTGCAGCACTCAGCCGGGCACGCGCCCGGGCAAGTCGGTGGAGATGGACGTCGAGACCATGAAACTGGCCTTGCGCATCACCTTTGGCGAGGACGACAAGATCGACGGCTTCCTGCGCAAGGTACCGCAGCGGCCGTGGTATGCGCGGCACCTGTCGATGAAGAACATCCTTTCCTGA